The proteins below are encoded in one region of Mya arenaria isolate MELC-2E11 chromosome 15, ASM2691426v1:
- the LOC128220254 gene encoding uncharacterized protein LOC128220254 has translation MTNGGIEDNPQECGSDAVGGRFGSKCEPCRHRDRSEVASLFCNTCKMYMCGDCCDVHKVHMKNVDGHEIVAAKEACDKAEFDMKGLDQCCEHKRVFMFHCEDHENLCCEICAFSNHRRCDNIQEIAKVAKNVKDDEREKIRASIITASDVIKKCEEDQLNNVSRVDEIVKQIDIYKEDLLKKIEEAKARIVSEMTDHNTQDNERLNTRRNAAENLKKELDTHLAMSDSVRENGTETEIFILNHILKRTHDKASQTLNTLLKNDYTVKAELRINENILKIKNTDVALFSLNKTQELKSQSLNEDKVIKTAKSSTDGKQTNQQRPVSLELLKTMELVKAEDDKEEPFVTGLDFLPDGRIVAVDSKNCKCSILSESLKRFGKSYKYKTYPRDVTSYSDCNIAVTLNGRIICLLTVGVDNTITLMKTLTPSTNCYSICPLNDRTFVVSTSGDPRPARKIDVDGKESDFDNMKFPGKTYKRGESNCTYIPSRDVLVLTDRHAHTVYMYNTATGKSSEVNDCRIREPKGACADPDESVFVCSGKTNSVIQLSPDGDILASCDVHMDGPYAVAVSRDGSRMAMVNCAKGVKELKLFKIIQ, from the coding sequence ATGACTAACGGAGGAATTGAAGATAATCCGCAGGAATGTGGTAGTGACGCCGTCGGTGGAAGGTTCGGGAGCAAGTGTGAACCTTGTCGTCACCGGGACAGGTCAGAGGTGGCTTCGTTGTTTTGTAATACGTGCAAAATGTATATGTGCGGTGACTGCTGTGATGTTCACAAGGTGCACATGAAAAACGTAGATGGACATGAAATCGTGGCTGCCAAAGAAGCCTGTGACAAGGCAGAATTCGATATGAAGGGACTGGATCAGTGTTGCGAACATAAACGTGTGTTCATGTTTCACTGTGAAGACCATGAGAATTTGTGTTGTGAAATATGTGCATTTTCTAATCATCGTAGGTGCGACAATATCCAAGAAATAGCGAAGGTGGCTAAGAATGTGAAAGATGATGAAAGGGAAAAGATACGTGCATCCATTATTACTGCCTCAGATGTTATCAAGAAATGCGAGGAGGATCAATTGAACAACGTTTCGCGAGTGGACGAAATCGTAAAACAAATTGACATCTACAAGGAAGacttattaaagaaaattgaGGAAGCCAAGGCGCGAATTGTCAGCGAAATGACTGACCATAACACACAGGATAACGAACGTCTAAATACGAGGAGAAATGCGGCTGAAAACCTGAAGAAAGAACTTGACACGCACTTGGCAATGTCAGATAGCGTTCGCGAGAATGGAACGGAAACGGAAATATTTATTCTAAACCACATTCTCAAAAGGACGCATGACAAGGCATCACAAACACTGAACACTTTGTTGAAGAATGATTACACCGTCAAAGCGGAACTAAGAATCaacgaaaacattttaaagataaaaaacactGATGTCGCATTATTctcattaaataaaacacaagagCTCAAATCACAATCATTAAATGAAGACAAAGTAATTAAGACAGCAAAAAGCTCTACAGATggtaaacaaacaaaccaacaaAGGCCTGTGAGTCTGGAGCTGTTGAAAACCATGGAGCTCGTAAAGGCAGAAGACGACAAGGAGGAGCCGTTTGTTACTGGGCTTGACTTCCTGCCGGATGGGAGGATAGTCGCCGTTGATAGCAAGAACTGTAAATGTTCTATCTTGAGTGAATCACTGAAGAGGTTTGGCAAATCTTATAAATATAAGACATATCCTAGGGACGTAACTTCTTACTCTGACTGCAATATAGCAGTAACCTTAAATGGCCGAATCATATGCCTGCTGACAGTTGGCGTTGACAACACGATCACGCTGATGAAGACGCTGACCCCGTCCACCAACTGCTACTCCATCTGTCCCCTGAACGATCGCACGTTCGTGGTGAGCACTTCTGGCGACCCGCGGCCTGCCAGGAAGATCGACGTGGACGGTAAGGAGAGCGACTTTGATAACATGAAGTTTCCTGGAAAGACGTATAAGCGTGGTGAAAGTAACTGTACCTACATACCATCCCGGGATGTTCTTGTCCTTACTGACAGGCATGCTCACACCGTTTATATGTACAACACGGCGACCGGCAAGAGCAGCGAGGTAAACGATTGCCGTATACGAGAACCGAAAGGCGCCTGTGCTGACCCAGATGAATCCGTATTTGTTTGCAGTGGGAAAACAAACTCCGTCATCCAGTTATCACCCGACGGGGACATATTGGCGTCATGTGACGTCCACATGGATGGTCCGTATGCCGTTGCCGTCTCCAGGGATGGCTCGAGAATGGCCATGGTAAATTGTGCAAAAGGCGTGAAAGAacttaaactgtttaaaataatacaataa